One region of Zingiber officinale cultivar Zhangliang chromosome 7B, Zo_v1.1, whole genome shotgun sequence genomic DNA includes:
- the LOC122005113 gene encoding probable xyloglucan endotransglucosylase/hydrolase protein 23, whose translation MKSCYLFLAVACSLLVIASAGSFYQDCDITWGDGRAKILNNGQLLTLSLDKTSGSGFRTKNEYLFGKIDMQIKLVPGNSAGTVTTYYLSSEGSTHDEIDFEFLGNLSGDPYTLHTNVFTQGKGNREMQFKLWFDPTMDFHTYSILWNPRHVIFMVDGTPIRDFKNLESRGIAFPKNQPMRIYSSLWNADDWATRGGAVKTDWSNAPFVASYRNFNADACVPASGASKCASNAASNNGGWWNQEVDSTAQERMKWVQQNYMIYNYCSDLKRFPQGLPPECSIA comes from the exons ATGAAGAGCTGCTACCTGTTTCTGGCGGTTGCTTGTTCTCTCCTCGTCATTGCCTCTGCTGGCAGCTTCTACCAGGACTGTGACATTACATGGGGTGATGGACGAGCAAAGATCCTCAACAATGGCCAACTCCTTACTCTGTCACTCGACAAGACCTCCGGGTCTGGCTTTCGAACTAAGAATGAGTATCTCTTTGGCAAGATTGACATGCAGATCAAGCTTGTTCCTGGGAACTCTGCTGGCACCGTCACTACCTACTAT TTATCTTCTGAAGGGTCAACGCATGATGAGATTGACTTTGAGTTCCTGGGCAACCTCAGTGGTGACCCTTACACTCTCCACACCAATGTGTTCACGCAGGGCAAAGGCAACAGGGAGATGCAGTTCAAGCTCTGGTTTGACCCCACCATGGACTTCCACACCTATTCCATCCTCTGGAATCCTAGACATGTCAT CTTCATGGTCGATGGCACACCAATTAGAGACTTCAAGAACCTGGAATCTAGAGGCATTGCTTTTCCTAAGAATCAACCCATGAGGATCTACTCCAGCCTCTGGAACGCTGATGACTGGGCGACCAGAGGGGGCGCAGTCAAGACTGATTGGTCGAATGCACCGTTCGTGGCATCATACCGAAACTTCAATGCCGACGCTTGTGTTCCAGCTAGTGGTGCCTCCAAGTGTGCTTCTAATGCAGCTTCCAACAACGGCGGGTGGTGGAACCAAGAGGTGGATTCAACAGCCCAAGAGAGGATGAAATGGGTTCAACAGAATTATATGATCTACAACTACTGCAGTGACCTCAAGAGGTTCCCTCAGGGCCTGCCCCCTGAGTGTTCCATTGCCTGA